A DNA window from Streptococcus mutans contains the following coding sequences:
- a CDS encoding RluA family pseudouridine synthase encodes MRFEFIADRKVKVKTFLKSHDISKTLLAKIKFKGGQILVNDQEENAIYLLDIGDRVTIIIPDEEALETLQPIKHDLNIVYEDEHFLILDKPAGYASIPSILHTNTIANFVKYYYLKKDYPNKQIHIVTRLDKDTSGLMLLAKHGYAHARLDKQLQKKTIKKRYYALVSGQGQLPDQGEIIAPIARPEDSIITRCVHPSGKYAHTSYKVLARYGDIALVDIQLHTGRTHQIRVHFAHIGFPLLGDDLYGGEMGYGLKRQALHCHFLSFVDPFSKEHKQYNSSLTEDLDSVIIDLQKH; translated from the coding sequence ATGAGGTTTGAATTCATTGCTGATCGAAAAGTAAAAGTTAAAACTTTCTTAAAAAGCCATGATATTTCTAAGACTTTGTTAGCTAAAATCAAATTTAAAGGCGGTCAAATATTAGTAAATGATCAAGAAGAAAATGCTATTTATCTTCTTGATATAGGCGATCGGGTAACTATAATAATTCCCGACGAAGAAGCGCTTGAAACTTTACAGCCCATTAAGCATGATTTGAATATTGTTTATGAAGATGAACATTTTTTAATTTTGGATAAACCTGCTGGTTATGCTAGTATTCCTAGCATCTTACATACCAATACCATAGCCAATTTTGTTAAATATTATTATCTCAAAAAAGATTATCCCAATAAGCAAATCCATATTGTAACAAGGCTTGATAAGGATACTAGCGGTCTTATGCTTTTAGCCAAGCATGGTTATGCTCATGCTAGGCTGGATAAGCAGCTGCAAAAGAAGACCATTAAAAAACGGTATTATGCGCTTGTTTCTGGACAAGGGCAACTGCCTGATCAAGGAGAGATCATCGCTCCTATTGCAAGACCGGAAGATAGTATCATTACACGCTGTGTTCACCCTTCTGGTAAATATGCACATACAAGTTATAAAGTATTAGCTCGTTACGGTGATATCGCCTTGGTTGATATTCAACTTCATACCGGCCGAACTCACCAAATTCGCGTACACTTTGCTCATATTGGTTTTCCCCTTTTAGGAGATGATTTATATGGAGGAGAAATGGGGTATGGTTTAAAAAGACAAGCCCTTCACTGCCATTTTTTGTCTTTTGTGGATCCTTTTTCCAAAGAACATAAGCAGTACAATAGTTCCTTGACAGAAGACCTTGATAGCGTTATCATAGATTTACAAAAACATTAG
- the pta gene encoding phosphate acetyltransferase, with amino-acid sequence MGIRSLFGSLREKIVSKNVRIVFPEGNDERVVRAAARLKFEGLIEPIILGDATEVRNLLTKLGFADQDYTIINPEDYTDFEHMKQEFVEIRKGKATIEDAEQLLKDVNYFGVMLVKLGLADGMVSGAIHSTADTVRPALQIIKTKPGISRTSGVFLMNRETTDQRLIFADCAINIEPDEQELAEIAINTADTAKIFDIDPKIAMLSFSTKGSAKASQVEKVQEATRIAKELRPEIALDGELQFDAAFVPTTAKIKAPESDVAGQANVFIFPDLQSGNIGYKIAQRLGMFDAIGPILQGLNMPVNDLSRGSSAEDIYKLAIITAAQTLDNTK; translated from the coding sequence ATGGGTATTCGCTCTTTATTTGGCAGCTTGAGAGAAAAAATTGTCAGCAAAAATGTGAGGATCGTTTTTCCTGAAGGAAATGATGAACGTGTTGTTCGGGCAGCTGCTCGTCTTAAATTTGAAGGTTTGATTGAACCAATTATTTTAGGAGATGCGACTGAAGTCCGTAATTTGTTGACAAAGCTCGGTTTTGCTGATCAGGACTATACGATCATTAATCCCGAAGACTATACAGATTTTGAACATATGAAACAAGAATTTGTAGAAATTCGCAAAGGTAAAGCAACCATTGAAGATGCTGAGCAGCTATTGAAAGACGTCAACTATTTTGGTGTGATGTTAGTAAAACTCGGTTTAGCAGATGGTATGGTTTCTGGTGCTATTCATTCAACAGCAGATACTGTTCGCCCCGCACTTCAAATTATCAAAACGAAACCAGGAATTTCGCGAACATCAGGTGTCTTCTTAATGAATCGTGAAACCACTGACCAACGTTTGATTTTTGCAGACTGCGCTATCAATATTGAACCAGATGAACAAGAATTAGCTGAAATTGCCATCAATACAGCAGATACAGCAAAAATTTTTGACATTGATCCTAAAATCGCTATGCTGAGTTTTTCTACTAAAGGCAGTGCAAAGGCTTCTCAAGTTGAAAAAGTTCAAGAAGCAACCCGCATTGCTAAAGAACTTCGTCCTGAAATTGCCTTAGATGGAGAACTTCAATTTGATGCTGCTTTTGTACCGACAACAGCTAAAATCAAAGCGCCGGAAAGTGACGTAGCAGGACAAGCCAATGTCTTTATTTTCCCAGATCTCCAATCAGGAAACATTGGTTACAAAATCGCTCAACGTCTGGGAATGTTTGATGCTATCGGACCAATCTTGCAAGGTTTAAATATGCCAGTAAACGATCTCTCACGCGGATCAAGTGCTGAAGATATTTACAAACTTGCTATTATCACAGCTGCGCAAACCCTTGATAATACTAAATAA
- a CDS encoding ABC transporter ATP-binding protein produces MIRFEHISKIYGTTEALSDLNLTIENGEIFGLIGHNGAGKTTTISLLTSIIEASYGNIFIDDFKLTEHRDAIKKRIAYVPDSPDIFLNLTAYEYWHFLSKIYGVEEEIAQERMTKLANLFDISDRQFETIESFSHGMRQKVIVIGALIPNPDIWILDEPLTGLDPQASYDLKEMMKKHAQDGNTVLFSTHVLSVAEQLCDRIGILRHGKLIFVGTLEELKANYPNQDLESIYLELAGRKEESKVGDEE; encoded by the coding sequence ATGATTAGATTTGAGCATATTTCTAAAATTTATGGAACAACTGAGGCACTTAGTGACCTTAATTTGACTATAGAAAACGGTGAAATTTTTGGGTTGATTGGCCATAACGGTGCTGGGAAAACGACGACTATCAGTTTGTTGACATCAATTATTGAAGCGAGTTATGGCAATATCTTTATAGATGATTTCAAATTAACAGAACATCGTGATGCGATAAAAAAACGAATCGCTTATGTACCTGATTCTCCCGATATTTTCCTAAATCTAACAGCTTATGAATATTGGCATTTTCTATCAAAGATTTATGGCGTTGAAGAAGAAATTGCCCAAGAGCGAATGACTAAATTAGCTAACCTTTTTGATATTTCCGATAGACAATTTGAAACCATCGAGAGCTTTTCACATGGAATGCGACAAAAAGTTATTGTTATTGGTGCTCTCATTCCAAATCCAGATATTTGGATTTTAGATGAACCATTGACAGGACTTGACCCACAGGCCTCTTATGATTTGAAAGAAATGATGAAAAAGCATGCTCAAGATGGCAATACGGTCCTCTTTTCAACCCATGTTTTATCAGTTGCTGAACAATTGTGCGATCGTATTGGTATTCTTAGACATGGTAAACTTATTTTCGTTGGTACTTTAGAAGAATTAAAGGCCAATTATCCGAATCAAGATTTAGAAAGTATCTACCTTGAGTTAGCTGGACGAAAGGAAGAATCAAAGGTAGGTGATGAGGAATGA
- a CDS encoding SDR family oxidoreductase gives MAETVLITGASAGFGKAMTETFIHSGYRVIGAARRLEKLGKLREALGEHFYPLQLDMTDTSSINKALANLPKEWSKIELLVNNAGLALGLDKAYEANFKDWETMIATNIIGLTYLTRQILPDMVARKSGHIINIGSTAGTYPYPGGNVYGASKAFVKQFSLNLRADLAGTKVRVTNIEPGLCGSTEFSTIRFKGDKKRAEQLYEGAHSIQPQDIANAVLWTFQQPKHVNINRIEIMPTSQSFGPQPVERDY, from the coding sequence ATGGCAGAAACAGTATTGATTACAGGTGCTTCGGCGGGTTTTGGCAAGGCTATGACTGAAACTTTTATTCATTCTGGTTACCGTGTTATCGGAGCAGCCAGACGCTTAGAAAAACTTGGAAAACTTAGAGAAGCCTTAGGGGAACATTTTTATCCTTTGCAATTAGATATGACTGATACATCCTCTATTAACAAGGCTTTAGCGAATTTACCTAAAGAATGGTCAAAAATTGAACTCCTTGTTAACAATGCAGGACTGGCTTTAGGTCTTGATAAGGCTTATGAGGCTAATTTCAAGGATTGGGAAACCATGATTGCGACTAATATCATTGGTCTGACTTATTTAACCCGTCAAATTTTGCCTGATATGGTTGCAAGAAAATCAGGGCATATTATCAATATCGGCTCGACTGCAGGTACTTATCCTTATCCGGGCGGTAATGTTTATGGTGCCAGCAAAGCCTTTGTTAAGCAATTCAGTTTGAACCTACGAGCGGATTTGGCTGGTACTAAAGTGCGAGTGACCAACATTGAACCCGGACTTTGTGGTAGCACAGAATTCTCGACCATTCGTTTCAAAGGAGATAAGAAGCGTGCTGAACAGCTATATGAAGGTGCTCACAGCATTCAGCCGCAAGATATTGCCAATGCTGTTCTCTGGACTTTTCAACAACCTAAACACGTTAATATCAATCGTATTGAAATTATGCCAACATCGCAAAGTTTCGGTCCTCAGCCAGTTGAAAGGGACTATTAG
- a CDS encoding glycosyltransferase family 8 protein: MTESSINLLFSIDNRFVEQFKVTLYSLYQNISNKNLKIYMLQKELLADHKAIERFCYQLGLSYEPIIIGEEDFKDAPVSDRYPETIYYRLLAQDYLPKSLDKILYLDADILCLNDIAPLYQMDMKNYIYAAASHVSDKSITDIVNKLRLNNFEAEGYFNSGVLLMNLEQCRQKIKPQDIMNYISRKGNTLLLPDQDVLNALYGTKTHLIPDEIYNYDARYNIIYFTRSLGEWDLDWVIENTVFLHFCGKDKPWRKDYKGRYAALYKHYQHRVKILEK, encoded by the coding sequence ATGACAGAATCATCTATTAATCTTTTGTTTTCAATTGATAATCGCTTTGTTGAACAGTTCAAAGTCACCTTATATTCTTTGTATCAAAATATTTCCAATAAAAACTTAAAGATTTATATGTTACAAAAGGAGTTATTAGCCGATCATAAAGCAATTGAGCGTTTTTGTTATCAATTAGGACTGTCTTATGAACCAATTATTATTGGTGAGGAGGACTTCAAAGATGCTCCAGTTAGCGATCGTTATCCAGAAACCATTTATTACCGCCTCTTAGCTCAAGACTATCTTCCTAAAAGCCTAGATAAAATCCTTTATTTAGATGCCGATATTCTCTGTCTTAATGATATAGCCCCTCTCTATCAAATGGATATGAAAAATTATATTTATGCAGCCGCTAGTCATGTATCAGATAAAAGTATTACTGATATTGTCAACAAACTACGCTTGAATAATTTTGAAGCAGAGGGTTATTTCAATTCTGGTGTTCTTTTGATGAATTTAGAACAATGCCGGCAGAAGATTAAACCACAAGATATTATGAATTATATTTCTAGAAAAGGAAATACCCTATTATTACCGGATCAAGACGTTCTCAATGCACTGTATGGTACGAAAACGCATCTTATCCCTGATGAAATTTATAATTATGATGCTAGATATAATATCATCTATTTTACTCGTAGTCTTGGAGAATGGGATCTTGATTGGGTCATTGAAAATACGGTTTTCTTACATTTTTGTGGTAAAGATAAACCTTGGAGAAAAGACTACAAGGGACGCTATGCAGCTCTGTATAAACATTATCAGCATAGAGTTAAAATATTAGAAAAATAA
- a CDS encoding response regulator transcription factor → MARILQIEDNNDIQKILRDFFSEEHEVIQAYSGTEGLRLFESENIDLVLLDIMLPGKSGEQVLQEIRKVSSVPIIMLTALSDKQMISQYLLAGANDYIVKPFNLEEVYARVTVQLRSVTKSHNPATTKQTALSIKNITVNPDTFEISYLEKSVRLGKKEFQILHALLQYPKKIFTKEDLYESVWKEPYLPGDNTLNAQLSNLRRKLAQVDDSTDYIETIWGLGVRLKGED, encoded by the coding sequence ATGGCACGTATTTTACAAATTGAAGATAATAATGATATCCAGAAAATTTTACGAGACTTTTTTTCAGAAGAGCATGAGGTAATCCAAGCATACTCAGGAACCGAGGGCTTGCGGTTATTTGAATCGGAAAATATTGACCTAGTTCTTTTAGACATTATGCTGCCTGGAAAAAGCGGTGAACAAGTTCTTCAAGAAATTCGCAAAGTTAGCTCTGTTCCCATTATCATGCTGACTGCTCTTAGTGATAAGCAGATGATCAGTCAATATTTGCTTGCAGGTGCTAACGATTATATCGTCAAACCTTTTAATCTCGAAGAAGTTTATGCACGGGTGACAGTTCAACTACGTAGTGTAACAAAAAGCCACAATCCAGCAACTACTAAACAGACGGCTTTGTCAATTAAAAATATCACTGTCAATCCCGATACTTTTGAAATTTCTTATTTAGAAAAATCTGTACGATTAGGAAAGAAAGAATTTCAGATTTTACATGCCTTGCTTCAGTACCCTAAGAAAATATTTACCAAAGAAGACTTGTATGAATCGGTTTGGAAAGAGCCTTACTTACCCGGTGATAATACTTTAAATGCGCAGTTAAGCAATCTTCGCAGGAAACTCGCACAGGTTGATGATAGCACAGACTACATTGAAACAATCTGGGGATTAGGTGTTCGACTAAAAGGAGAAGATTGA
- a CDS encoding sensor histidine kinase, whose protein sequence is MIVILFFGLSLAFILAIIYLIRYHLAVKSLSQQIEEKINNTSQRRFTLKNQPKSLIELTNKIENLFGKIEKTSLIALQEKKTLDMAISNIAHDIRTPLTIASGYTQKSLHKETVDAADLEKISENLTIVSKRLEALLEYRRLTEGTIRPQVQKIALSHLVTKSILSYYDMFQQVGITLDLQIEEKIPFETDPEIFERFFQNIISNILKHGKNQAQLILKKTDQKIVLQTKNIVRQPIQHLDQLTTRFYTENMSDTEKSSGLGLYITQHLVDILGGELILTTEGNWFILTVTL, encoded by the coding sequence ATGATTGTGATCTTATTTTTTGGTTTAAGTCTTGCCTTTATTCTAGCCATAATCTATCTTATACGCTACCATTTGGCAGTGAAATCTCTGAGTCAACAGATTGAAGAAAAAATAAATAATACTAGTCAGAGACGTTTTACATTGAAAAATCAACCTAAAAGTCTCATTGAATTAACAAATAAGATCGAAAACCTATTTGGAAAGATTGAAAAGACAAGCCTTATAGCTCTTCAGGAAAAGAAAACCTTAGATATGGCTATTAGTAACATTGCCCATGATATTCGAACACCCTTGACCATTGCTAGCGGTTATACTCAAAAAAGTCTGCATAAGGAAACAGTTGATGCAGCCGATTTGGAAAAAATTTCTGAAAATCTGACTATAGTTTCTAAACGTCTTGAAGCTCTTTTGGAATATCGTCGCCTTACAGAAGGAACTATCCGACCGCAGGTACAAAAGATTGCGCTGTCACATCTTGTTACCAAGAGTATTCTTTCATATTACGATATGTTTCAACAGGTTGGTATAACGCTTGATTTGCAGATTGAGGAAAAGATTCCATTTGAGACAGATCCTGAGATTTTTGAACGTTTTTTTCAAAATATTATTAGTAATATTCTTAAACACGGCAAAAATCAAGCACAGTTAATCTTGAAGAAAACAGATCAAAAAATTGTTCTGCAAACCAAAAATATCGTCCGGCAGCCCATCCAGCATTTGGATCAGCTGACAACACGTTTTTATACAGAAAACATGTCAGATACGGAAAAATCTTCAGGCCTGGGACTTTATATCACACAGCATTTAGTGGACATTTTAGGCGGAGAATTGATTTTAACAACTGAAGGGAATTGGTTTATTTTAACTGTAACGCTATAA